Proteins from one Podospora pseudoanserina strain CBS 124.78 chromosome 1, whole genome shotgun sequence genomic window:
- a CDS encoding hypothetical protein (COG:P; COG:Q; EggNog:ENOG503P05E), whose amino-acid sequence MASHVRPALRSAVDASVEALSGLVRRINIPLLPNSPPGLVQALTVDPWSQSGKYGLGWTYFALALGGLTLFMRIWHYWQDKIRQAIYKQDMEKHFQQLYSMEPEWDRSAALATGATAQTAAESRRHFFPDEQQAEEEKNFKPKAHFSSVGFVNDTLALFRWVFYRPVPDIVWRKHRFTFSSLAVLSCAFIALAFVTVYCFLQQPLYWQSIRFGSPPVAVRSGMIAVAMTPWIIATSTKANIITLITGIGPERLNVFHRWLSYLCLFLSLIHMIPFYIQPVWEDGGMEVFEALFPPGSGIIYGSGIACMVPLGWLCVGSLPLFRRKAYEVFILLHIPVGYVYVGVLFWHTKNFLMSWAYLYATVAIIVFCNLYRFCKLNWTKPWRMSFLIGDEAAINIMTENAIKITIPTQMRWKPGQYVYLRMPGISMLENHPFTISSLCSADFPSEYGEEYRDCVLVFRPYGGFTKKVLETAIDKGPFHTYRAFLDGPYGGMRRELAAFDTCILIAGGSGITSLMSQLLNLIKRMRDGKAITKKIVVVWSLKRLEAMDWFREELRICREAAPPESVTCKFFVTASVRKPPNSGIPHGRAPRPLSNAFHDKLDGFVANIASKRNSALIMSEAQGDPDRERELRAEDEDRITALPQQKYLQPHTFPPPPPGPPPNNNNNNNNRLSVAEQTLRKLEGRDDEVKPVEGEQQQYLHPPAPSSKAPSTKKSEPGGEFHFPPLARENAAPHFKYAPPAGRKRYSQILSESDPRPSGAGSGGSIDARPTTSELGHQHADSSGSTEPFATHPSPPAAAEPTGESSTAPVRPPELAHLRTDVGGDPRRPRPTSHFGPPSGFDFGFPETPTEFQRNLMRFAFPVPHEIDGGWSVEYGRPDLGYMLKEWATGGPDGRGVLGRRTAVFVCGPPAMRVGVANTVARLQAEIWGDDMLEEIFLHTENYAL is encoded by the coding sequence ATGGCTTCACATGTGCGACCAGCGCTACGAAGCGCAGTCGACGCGTCCGTTGAGGCCCTGAGCGGGTTGGTGAGGCGGATCAATATCCCGCTCTTACCCAACAGTCCACCGGGCTTAGTACAGGCACTCACGGTAGATCCGTGGTCCCAATCGGGGAAATACGGGCTGGGTTGGACATATTTCGCGCTTGCTTTGGGAGGACTGACGCTGTTTATGAGGATATGGCACTACTGGCAGGATAAGATTCGGCAGGCGATCTACAAGCAGGATATGGAGAAGCACTTTCAACAGCTTTACAGCATGGAACCGGAGTGGGATAGATCGGCTGCCCTGGCGACGGGGGCGACAGCGCAGACGGCGGCTGAATCACGACGACACTTCTTTCCGGACGAGCAgcaggctgaggaggagaagaattTCAAGCCGAAAGCGCATTTTTCATCTGTCGGATTTGTCAACGATACTCTGGCGTTATTCCGATGGGTTTTTTATCGACCAGTGCCAGACATTGTCTGGAGAAAACACCGCTTCACCTTTTCCTCACTCGCGGTGCTGAGTTGCGCCTTTATCGCCCTGGCCTTCGTCACGGTCTACTGCTTCTTACAGCAACCCCTATACTGGCAAAGCATCCGGTTCGGATCACCACCGGTGGCTGTTCGGTCCGGCATGATTGCCGTTGCCATGACACCGTGGATCATTGCCACTAGCACCAaggccaacatcatcacgCTGATCACCGGCATTGGACCCGAGAGACTCAACGTATTCCACCGTTGGCTGAGCTACCTCTGCCTGTTTCTCTCCTTGATTCACATGATCCCATTCTACATCCAGCCGGtctgggaggatggtggcatGGAGGTCTTCGAGGCGCTGTTTCCTCCCGGTAGCGGCATCATCTATGGATCTGGAATTGCATGCATGGTCCCTCTGGGGTGGCTTTGTGTGGGATCGTTACCACTGTTCCGAAGAAAGGCATACGAAGTTTTCATCCTTCTCCATATCCCAGTCGGCTACGTTTACGTCGGTGTGCTCTTTTGGCATACCAAGAACTTTCTCATGTCGTGGGCCTACTTGTATGCGACAGtggccatcatcgtcttctgCAACCTGTACCGTTTCTGCAAGCTGAATTGGACCAAGCCATGGCGCATGTCGTTTTTGATTGGAGACGAAgctgccatcaacatcatgacGGAGAACGCCATCAAGATCACCATCCCAACTCAGATGAGGTGGAAGCCGGGCCAGTACGTCTATCTACGCATGCCGGGCATTTCCATGTTAGAGAACCATCCTTTCACCATCTCGTCTCTTTGCAGCGCAGACTTTCCATCTGAATACGGCGAGGAGTACAGAGATTGTGTGCTGGTGTTCCGGCCATATGGAGGCTTTACGAAGAAGGTGCTCGAGACGGCCATTGATAAGGGGCCTTTCCACACCTACCGCGCGTTTCTCGACGGGCCGTACGGTGGTATGCGCCGAGAGCTTGCCGCATTTGATACCTGCATCCTCATCGCCGGTGGCAGCGGTATCACATCGCTCATGTCACAGCTGCTAAATCTGATCAAGCGTATGCGGGACGGCAaggccatcaccaagaaaaTCGTCGTGGTGTGGTCGCTCAAGCGGCTCGAGGCCATGGACTGGTTCCGGGAAGAGCTCCGTATCTGTCGTGAAGCCGCGCCCCCTGAGAGTGTTACTTGCAAGTTTTTCGTTACCGCATCAGTCCGGAAGCCGCCAAATTCTGGCATTCCTCATGGTCGTGCGCCCAGGCCGCTCAGCAATGCATTCCACGACAAGCTGGATGGCTTTGTGGCCAACATTGCTAGCAAACGCAACAGCGCCCTGATCATGTCCGAGGCCCAAGGCGACCCCGACAGAGAGCGGGAGCTGCgtgctgaggatgaggaccGCATCACAGCGCTCCCTCAGCAGAAATATCTCCAACCACAcaccttcccaccaccgccaccggggcctcccccaaacaacaacaacaacaacaacaacaggctATCTGTTGCGGAACAAACCCTTCGAAAACTTGAAGGCCGCGACGATGAGGTCAAGCCCGTTGAAGGCGAACAGCAACAATATTTACACCCCCCAGCCCCTTCCAGCAAGGCACCCTCAACCAAGAAGAGCGAACCCGGCGGTGAATTCCATTTCCCCCCTCTAGCCCGGGAGAATGCGGCTCCCCATTTCAAATACGCACCTCCTGCCGGCCGCAAGCGATACAGCCAGATCCTTTCCGAGTCCGACCCCCGGCCCAGCGGAGCCGGCAGCGGCGGTAGCATCGACGCCCGACCGACTACCAGCGAGCTCGGCCACCAACACGCCGACTCATCCGGCAGCACGGAACCTTTCGCCACTCACCCCTcgcccccagcagcagcagaaccaACAGGCGAATCCTCCACTGCTCCCGTCCGCCCACCAGAACTAGCCCACCTTCGCACCGACGTCGGCGGCGacccccgccgcccaagACCAACTTCCCATTTTGGCCCTCCCTCAGGGTTTGATTTTGGCTTTCCAGAAACACCGACCGAATTCCAGCGCAATCTTATGAGGTTTGCGTTTCCTGTCCCGCACGAGATTGACGGCGGGTGGTCGGTGGAGTATGGGAGGCCAGATTTGGGGTACATGCTCAAGGAGTGGGCGACAGGAGGGCCGGATGGGAGGGGcgtgttggggaggaggaccgcGGTGTTTGTGTGTGGGCCGCCGGCGATGAGAGTGGGCGTGGCGAATACAGTTGCGAGGTTGCAGGCCGAGATTTGGGGGGATGACATGCTCGAGGAGATCTTTTTGCATACAGAGAACTATGCATTGTAA